A stretch of Colletotrichum lupini chromosome 2, complete sequence DNA encodes these proteins:
- a CDS encoding acetyltransferase, with protein sequence MPIEIRTALESDLKRCAEVGHVAFGKSPFTKIMFPGHVPKDGFLGLRTTDLIMQLRDDPTVRMFVAVDTERRGDCAIVGFAKWHVYEHGMPLSTGKLHSWGKGCNEEACSLVFGGVGLMRDRLMAYKPCVYLHILVTEPLYQHRGVGQHLLAFGIQESLRLEVPIYLEATEAGHSLYQKVGFDDIEVHRADLTKFGEHRPHMIWGMIREPYSWFP encoded by the exons ATGCCTATAGAGATTCGAACTGCGCTCGAGAGCGACCTCAAGCGATGCGCAGAGGTCGGGCACGTAGCTTTTGGCAAAAGCCCATTCACTAAAATTATGTTTCCCGGTCACGTCCCGAAAGATGGGTTCTTAGGGCTTCGTACCACCGACTTGATCATGCAGCTTCGAGACGACCCGACCGTTCGAATGTTCGTGGCAGTAGACACGGAGCGAAGAGGTGATTGCGCAATCGTTGGGTTTGCCAAATGGCATGTCTACGAACATGGCATGCCTTTGAGCACAGGGAAACTGCATTCTTGGGGCAAAGGTTGCAATGAGGAGGCTTGCAGCTTGGTGTTTGGAGGCGTGGGCTTAATGAGAGACCGTCTCATGGCCTACAAGCCGTGCGTTT ACCTTCATATCTTGGTGACAGAACCCCTGTATCAACATCGCGGCGTGGGGCAACATCTCCTGGCCTTCGGGATCCAGGAATCACTCCGATTAGAAGTTCCGATATATCTTGAGGCAACAGAGGCTGGCCACTCTCTTTACCAAAAAGTCGGCTTTGATGATATCGAAGTACACCGCGCTGACTTGACCAAATTTGGGGAGCATCGTCCTCATATGATCTGGGGAATGATCCGAGAACCATACTCCTGGTTTCCATGA